A single window of Chondrinema litorale DNA harbors:
- a CDS encoding carboxylesterase/lipase family protein → MKIPKKFNNNMQANRLLFFFLSITLAFLQSCSQVSKMPDDEILVTGGKIKGSIDSVNNIISYKGIPFAAPPVGELRWKAPQPVKSWEGVKNCTAFGPSPMQNKPEPFLYWSQEFLIPESPISEDCLYLNVWTEPKKTEEKKPVLVYIYGGGFRSGGTGCPIYDGTAMAKKGLVFVSLNYRVGAFGFLAHPDLSKETDYNGSGNYGIMDMIAGLQWVKENIAAFGGDPENVTIAGQSAGAFGVNFLTSSPLAKGLFKNAIAESGGSFLHFPKDEITKEMAEQMGVNFAQNLGFKSIKELRKLPAEEILAAQGALSWPYADGYVMDKSIPETYAQGKQNDVNLLLGWNKNDLVGAQELEEKEYREMISNKFGEMSTDFYEVYPSETLEEITQAQLDMSRDQIFGAQVYEWGKLQDKTGQQPVFMYNFNRQVPGYMPDTQFGAFHSGEIVYAYDNLHTLNRPWENIDKEIAKTMSTYWANFAKTGNPNGEGLPEWKPYTASSEQVIVIDTVIQSQKLPTLDKMAFWEKYFSSVVE, encoded by the coding sequence ATGAAAATTCCAAAAAAATTTAATAACAACATGCAAGCTAATAGATTATTATTCTTTTTCTTATCCATCACATTAGCCTTTTTACAATCTTGTTCGCAGGTATCTAAAATGCCCGACGATGAAATTTTAGTTACAGGAGGGAAGATTAAAGGCTCAATTGATTCGGTTAACAATATAATTTCATATAAAGGAATCCCATTTGCTGCTCCACCAGTTGGAGAGTTAAGGTGGAAAGCTCCGCAACCAGTTAAAAGTTGGGAAGGTGTAAAAAACTGTACTGCTTTTGGTCCTAGCCCCATGCAAAATAAGCCAGAGCCTTTTTTATACTGGTCGCAAGAATTTTTGATTCCAGAATCTCCGATTAGTGAAGATTGCTTGTATCTAAATGTTTGGACAGAACCGAAGAAAACCGAAGAGAAAAAACCAGTTTTAGTTTATATATACGGGGGAGGTTTTCGCTCTGGTGGTACTGGCTGCCCAATTTACGATGGAACAGCTATGGCTAAAAAGGGGCTGGTGTTTGTGAGTCTAAATTACCGTGTAGGTGCTTTTGGCTTTTTGGCACATCCAGATTTAAGCAAAGAAACAGATTATAATGGCTCGGGTAATTATGGCATTATGGATATGATTGCCGGTTTACAATGGGTGAAAGAAAACATTGCTGCTTTTGGTGGCGATCCTGAAAATGTAACCATAGCGGGTCAGTCTGCCGGTGCATTTGGTGTAAACTTTCTCACTTCTTCTCCATTAGCCAAAGGTTTATTTAAAAATGCCATTGCAGAAAGTGGGGGAAGCTTTTTGCATTTTCCGAAAGATGAAATTACCAAAGAAATGGCTGAGCAAATGGGCGTAAATTTCGCGCAGAATTTGGGCTTTAAGTCGATAAAAGAACTAAGAAAATTACCTGCAGAAGAAATTTTGGCTGCTCAAGGTGCTTTGTCTTGGCCTTATGCAGATGGATATGTGATGGATAAAAGCATTCCTGAAACTTATGCGCAGGGAAAACAGAATGATGTAAACCTTTTATTGGGTTGGAATAAGAATGATTTGGTTGGTGCGCAAGAATTAGAAGAAAAGGAATATAGAGAGATGATAAGCAATAAGTTTGGTGAAATGTCTACAGATTTTTATGAGGTTTATCCATCAGAAACACTAGAAGAAATAACTCAGGCTCAACTGGATATGAGTCGAGATCAGATATTTGGTGCACAAGTTTACGAATGGGGGAAATTACAAGATAAAACCGGACAGCAACCTGTATTTATGTACAATTTTAACAGACAGGTTCCCGGCTATATGCCTGATACTCAGTTTGGTGCTTTCCATTCTGGTGAAATCGTTTATGCTTATGATAATTTGCACACGCTCAATAGACCTTGGGAAAATATAGATAAAGAAATTGCCAAAACCATGTCTACATATTGGGCAAACTTCGCTAAAACAGGGAATCCTAATGGTGAAGGTTTACCCGAATGGAAACCCTACACAGCAAGTTCTGAACAAGTGATTGTGATAGACACAGTAATACAATCTCAGAAACTACCCACACTCGACAAAATGGCTTTTTGGGAAAAGTATTTCAGTTCAGTGGTGGAATGA
- a CDS encoding serine hydrolase domain-containing protein, translating to MKTIYFFTLVLLILSGCANNKIVPVANTLQANGDIEPNQQELIFNCIKDFPNNTELSLAIIENGKVKFYGVKRENDSVSDVVNRKSAFEIGSITKVFTSTLLANYALEGKLKLDENINQYLNFTLKNNTPITFISLANHTSGLPRMPSNFMLSAMLSPDNPYKDYDEAKLKAYLTEELTLTEENGKPSYSNLGAGLLGYTLSKVSGKDYQTMLQEKIFSKYNMLNSTTNRNELKVPLVKGLDKDGDVTSNWDIKALVGAGGILSNTEDLSKFAMAQFNSANEELTLTRKKTYVDNTSYDMGLGWHVSESKSGGEVYWHNGGTGGYRTCMALDMPRKNAVIVLSNISAFNNESTKIDKLCFELAKTLKEKTGAESIDE from the coding sequence ATGAAAACTATTTATTTTTTTACCCTAGTGTTGCTTATTCTGAGCGGATGTGCAAATAACAAAATTGTTCCTGTCGCAAATACACTGCAAGCAAATGGAGACATAGAGCCAAACCAACAAGAACTCATCTTTAACTGTATAAAAGATTTCCCAAACAATACGGAGCTTTCACTGGCAATTATTGAAAATGGGAAAGTGAAATTTTATGGAGTTAAGCGAGAGAATGACTCAGTGAGTGATGTAGTAAATCGTAAATCTGCTTTTGAAATTGGCTCCATTACTAAAGTATTTACATCTACCCTTTTGGCAAATTATGCATTAGAGGGCAAATTAAAACTGGACGAAAATATCAATCAATACCTCAATTTTACTTTAAAAAACAATACCCCAATTACCTTTATATCTTTAGCTAATCACACTTCTGGATTACCCAGAATGCCTTCTAATTTTATGCTATCTGCTATGCTAAGTCCTGATAATCCTTATAAAGATTATGATGAAGCAAAACTAAAAGCTTATTTAACAGAAGAACTCACCCTTACCGAAGAGAATGGAAAACCTAGTTATTCTAACCTTGGAGCTGGCCTATTAGGTTATACCTTAAGCAAGGTTTCAGGGAAAGACTACCAAACCATGTTGCAAGAGAAAATATTTTCTAAATACAATATGCTCAATTCTACCACTAACAGAAATGAACTAAAAGTGCCTCTTGTAAAAGGTTTAGATAAAGATGGTGACGTAACTTCCAACTGGGATATAAAGGCATTAGTTGGTGCTGGTGGTATTTTGTCTAACACAGAAGATTTATCAAAATTTGCGATGGCTCAGTTTAATAGTGCAAATGAAGAATTGACACTCACCAGAAAAAAGACTTATGTTGACAACACAAGCTACGATATGGGATTAGGTTGGCATGTTTCCGAATCAAAATCGGGTGGTGAGGTTTACTGGCACAACGGTGGTACCGGTGGCTATCGCACTTGCATGGCACTAGATATGCCAAGAAAAAATGCAGTGATAGTTCTTTCCAACATTTCCGCCTTCAATAACGAATCGACTAAGATTGATAAACTCTGCTTCGAATTAGCAAAGACCTTGAAGGAAAAGACAGGAGCTGAAAGCATTGATGAATAA
- a CDS encoding acyltransferase family protein, which translates to MQVNQLKSKPHFPILDGLRGIAALMVVAFHLCEAHATSRFDQFINHGYLAVDFFFVLSGFVIGYAYDDRWGKITIGDFIKRRLIRLQPMVIIGSIIGGICFYFQASDFFPLIAKTPIWKMLIVMLIGCTLLPIPKSMDIRGWQEMHPLDGPAWSLFFEYIGNILYALFVRKFSNTLLSILVFLCGAVLIHLTVTSPNGDIIGGWSIDPTQLYIGFTRLMYPFFSGLLLYRLVKPGKMKHGFLLSAILIVIVLAIPRIGGKENIWQNGLYDALNIIITFPIIVYLGASGELKGNFQNKICKFLGDISYPIYITHYPLIYIYTAWAKDNKISLQEGLPLASLVFIASLTLAYVCLKFYDEPVRAWLKKSVFMRGKNPAKV; encoded by the coding sequence ATGCAGGTAAATCAATTAAAATCAAAACCTCACTTTCCTATTTTGGATGGCTTGAGAGGCATTGCCGCTCTTATGGTTGTTGCATTTCACTTATGTGAAGCACATGCCACTAGCCGTTTCGATCAATTTATTAATCATGGTTATTTAGCGGTAGATTTTTTCTTTGTGCTTTCTGGTTTTGTAATTGGCTATGCCTATGATGACAGATGGGGAAAAATTACCATTGGAGACTTTATTAAAAGAAGATTAATCAGATTGCAACCAATGGTAATAATAGGTTCAATTATAGGTGGTATTTGTTTTTATTTTCAGGCCTCAGATTTTTTCCCACTTATTGCCAAAACACCTATTTGGAAAATGCTCATTGTAATGCTCATCGGCTGCACTCTACTGCCAATTCCCAAATCGATGGATATACGAGGTTGGCAAGAGATGCACCCACTCGATGGCCCTGCTTGGTCTTTGTTTTTTGAATATATTGGTAATATTCTTTATGCACTATTTGTACGCAAATTTTCTAATACTCTATTAAGTATATTGGTTTTCCTTTGTGGAGCTGTACTTATACACCTTACTGTTACCAGTCCCAATGGTGATATTATTGGTGGTTGGTCTATAGACCCAACTCAACTTTATATTGGCTTTACCAGATTAATGTATCCATTCTTTTCTGGTTTGTTATTATACCGCTTGGTAAAACCGGGTAAAATGAAACATGGCTTTCTATTAAGTGCCATTTTGATCGTAATTGTGTTGGCTATTCCAAGAATTGGGGGTAAAGAAAACATTTGGCAAAATGGACTTTACGATGCATTAAATATCATCATTACCTTTCCAATAATCGTTTATTTGGGAGCAAGTGGAGAACTGAAAGGTAACTTTCAAAACAAAATCTGCAAGTTTTTAGGCGATATTTCTTATCCTATCTACATCACCCATTATCCTTTAATTTACATCTATACTGCTTGGGCAAAAGACAATAAAATATCTTTACAAGAAGGATTGCCTTTAGCTTCACTGGTTTTTATTGCCTCACTTACTTTAGCTTATGTTTGCTTAAAGTTTTATGATGAACCTGTGAGAGCTTGGTTAAAAAAAAGTGTATTTATGCGGGGTAAAAACCCTGCTAAAGTATAA
- a CDS encoding winged helix-turn-helix transcriptional regulator, translated as MKKIQKITHHADECPITATIDIIGGKWKPPLIWLLMKGPLRFGEIHKLIPGMALKVLSRSLKELESDGIIIRTAYPEIPPRVVYSLSEKGESLRQIMHLLSDWSKEHILTEQESTQKTN; from the coding sequence ATGAAAAAAATTCAAAAAATTACTCACCATGCAGATGAATGTCCTATAACAGCCACAATAGATATAATTGGGGGTAAATGGAAACCACCATTAATCTGGCTATTAATGAAAGGACCTCTAAGGTTTGGTGAAATACACAAACTTATTCCGGGCATGGCACTTAAAGTACTTTCTAGAAGTTTAAAAGAGCTTGAGTCAGACGGTATCATCATTAGAACTGCTTATCCAGAAATACCTCCTAGAGTAGTTTACTCGCTCAGTGAAAAAGGTGAATCTTTAAGACAAATTATGCACTTACTATCCGATTGGAGCAAAGAGCATATATTAACTGAACAAGAAAGTACGCAAAAGACAAATTAA
- a CDS encoding short chain dehydrogenase, whose amino-acid sequence MKIIIIGATGTIGKHVVKALEKDNEIVKVGSKSGDIQIDMTDPDSIKNMFEKVGAFDALVCAAGDGHFGPFKEMTDTEFRVTVNSKLMGQVNLVLIGQHYINPKGSFTLTSGSVGEDPIKLASSLSAVNGAIDGFIRGAAIELEDGIRINAIGPDVVEESPNYFPFFPGHIPVTMDRVAQAYVKSVLGFQTGQVYKVL is encoded by the coding sequence ATGAAAATTATAATTATTGGTGCCACTGGCACAATTGGTAAACATGTAGTAAAAGCCCTTGAAAAAGACAATGAAATTGTAAAAGTTGGGTCAAAAAGTGGCGACATTCAAATTGATATGACTGATCCTGATTCGATCAAAAATATGTTTGAAAAAGTAGGTGCTTTTGATGCTTTAGTTTGTGCCGCTGGCGATGGTCATTTTGGTCCATTTAAAGAAATGACCGATACAGAGTTTAGAGTAACTGTAAACAGCAAATTGATGGGACAAGTCAATTTAGTTTTAATTGGTCAGCATTATATCAATCCAAAGGGTTCTTTCACTTTAACTTCTGGAAGTGTGGGCGAAGATCCAATTAAATTAGCATCTTCACTTAGTGCTGTAAATGGTGCCATTGATGGTTTTATTCGAGGTGCAGCTATTGAATTGGAAGATGGCATTCGTATAAATGCTATTGGGCCAGATGTGGTAGAAGAATCACCAAATTACTTTCCGTTTTTTCCGGGGCACATTCCAGTTACGATGGATCGAGTTGCTCAGGCTTATGTTAAAAGTGTTTTGGGCTTTCAAACTGGTCAGGTTTACAAAGTTTTATAA
- a CDS encoding YwqG family protein, which produces MSSHFDQYKAELEHLGLSTIEDLEKLAKPLIKTTTKMEVQKASRPPENSQLDSHFGGQPYFEIGESWPTTDNGVPLQFIFQVFNKPDLELPKSIELIQFFYDFEESPWDSTDDGLKIKIYKKLNKDKINFIEQPEELPRNKYCEIKFIPTETLPDWDGIDSYETNASKLSCILNEDKPWESYGTVVKKLIGEQDYQSQLGGYPRWIQADAAPQQYNKPLPLLFQIDSEDNANIMWGDTGVIYVFYDEVTDRTEFTLQCL; this is translated from the coding sequence ATGAGTTCACACTTCGATCAATATAAGGCTGAGTTAGAGCACTTAGGTCTTTCTACTATTGAAGATTTAGAAAAACTCGCAAAACCACTCATTAAGACAACTACTAAAATGGAGGTTCAAAAAGCCTCTAGACCTCCCGAAAATTCTCAACTGGATTCTCATTTTGGAGGACAACCCTATTTCGAAATTGGAGAAAGCTGGCCAACGACTGATAATGGTGTTCCACTACAATTTATCTTTCAGGTATTTAACAAGCCAGATTTGGAGCTTCCAAAAAGCATAGAGCTCATTCAGTTTTTTTACGATTTTGAAGAGTCACCTTGGGATAGCACAGATGATGGCCTAAAAATAAAGATCTATAAAAAGCTGAATAAAGATAAAATCAATTTTATTGAACAACCTGAAGAACTTCCGAGAAACAAGTATTGCGAAATTAAATTTATACCTACCGAAACATTGCCAGATTGGGATGGAATAGACTCTTATGAGACTAATGCATCAAAACTATCTTGCATTTTAAATGAAGATAAACCTTGGGAAAGCTACGGTACAGTTGTAAAAAAACTGATTGGCGAACAAGATTATCAGAGCCAGTTGGGAGGTTATCCGCGATGGATACAAGCTGATGCAGCTCCCCAACAATACAACAAACCTTTGCCTTTGCTTTTCCAGATCGATTCTGAGGATAATGCCAATATTATGTGGGGAGATACGGGCGTAATTTATGTTTTTTATGATGAAGTAACTGATAGAACAGAGTTTACTTTACAATGCCTATAA
- a CDS encoding cobyrinate a,c-diamide synthase, with the protein MKDFGTETIPQFMVAAPASNCGKTTLTLGLLSAFKAKGLSIQPFKCGPDYLDTQLHTKASGQQSINLDLFFSSENHVKELYSQYTQNKQATVVESVMGLFDGANRGNGSSANISKLLNIPVILVVDARAMAYSVAPLLYGYKNFDPAVNIAGVIFNFVNTDSHYQYLQAACKDVGIRSFGYVPKNETIKIPGRHLGLVTSPDLQWDEIFKNLSSHIAKHLDLDEIIEATSKPIPVQQTQKNINSNKKLKIAISKDEAFSFTYYENLKALEFLGEVTFFSPLHDTELPKTDFIYLSGGYPELYLEKLSANKSMLQSIKNYCEQGGKVLAECGGMMYLGKSIEDREGNTYPMANFFDYTTSMAQPKLSLGYRKFFVEHEEFRGHEFHYSNIVEHSTIETCGDFKNATDQPTGTKLFRKNKVWASYMHFYWGEKNESDNYPFLGNILS; encoded by the coding sequence ATGAAGGATTTTGGAACTGAAACAATCCCACAATTTATGGTGGCTGCTCCAGCTAGTAATTGTGGCAAAACTACCTTAACCTTGGGCTTATTGAGCGCATTTAAAGCAAAAGGCTTATCCATTCAGCCATTTAAATGTGGCCCAGATTACTTGGATACACAACTGCACACAAAGGCTTCGGGGCAACAGAGTATTAACCTAGACTTGTTCTTTTCATCAGAAAATCATGTAAAAGAATTATACAGTCAATATACTCAAAACAAACAAGCAACGGTTGTAGAAAGTGTAATGGGTTTGTTTGATGGGGCAAACAGAGGCAATGGTAGTTCTGCAAATATTTCCAAGTTACTCAATATCCCAGTTATTCTTGTTGTAGACGCTAGAGCAATGGCTTATTCGGTGGCTCCCCTGCTTTATGGTTACAAAAATTTTGACCCTGCTGTAAACATCGCTGGTGTAATTTTCAACTTTGTAAATACAGATTCACATTATCAATATTTACAAGCGGCTTGCAAAGATGTTGGCATTCGCTCTTTTGGATATGTTCCCAAAAATGAGACTATCAAAATCCCCGGCAGGCATTTGGGCTTGGTTACTTCTCCAGATTTGCAATGGGATGAAATCTTCAAAAATTTATCTAGCCATATTGCCAAACATCTCGATTTAGACGAAATAATCGAAGCAACGTCGAAACCTATTCCAGTTCAACAAACGCAAAAAAACATCAATTCTAACAAGAAATTAAAGATTGCCATTAGCAAAGACGAAGCCTTTTCTTTTACCTACTACGAAAACCTAAAGGCATTGGAATTTTTAGGAGAAGTTACTTTTTTTAGTCCTTTACATGATACAGAATTACCCAAAACAGATTTTATCTATTTATCTGGTGGTTATCCTGAATTGTATCTCGAAAAGCTCTCCGCAAACAAATCCATGTTACAATCCATTAAGAATTACTGCGAGCAAGGTGGTAAAGTACTCGCAGAATGCGGTGGCATGATGTATTTAGGCAAATCGATTGAAGATAGAGAGGGCAATACATATCCAATGGCTAATTTCTTCGATTATACAACTTCTATGGCTCAACCAAAACTTTCTTTAGGCTATAGAAAATTCTTTGTTGAGCATGAGGAGTTTCGAGGACATGAGTTTCATTATTCAAATATAGTAGAACACTCAACCATAGAAACTTGTGGTGATTTTAAAAATGCCACCGACCAGCCTACTGGTACTAAATTGTTTAGAAAAAACAAGGTGTGGGCAAGTTATATGCATTTTTATTGGGGCGAAAAAAACGAATCTGATAATTATCCTTTTCTAGGAAATATTTTAAGCTAA
- a CDS encoding WD40/YVTN/BNR-like repeat-containing protein: MKLSILILLLNLFIVNHKQLTESIFSFNNYNQPEISKGIIYLSNNSGMSWQNISNGIPEDAMLSDLSLSGNSLGIATKKNGVFLYDATTSKWNKTLNTPSNFDINALLILDGLIYTGTNGAGIFMSTDNGANWQQSNFGLESLIIRKIAKIEDKIYACTNGGLFTLNLFTNHWEKEFGDKLLQVNGITILNNTIFIATNKGGFKSAINQKNWQRMSLDHSFHNISASGKTLFALAYNELYASTDNGETWYNDQAGIPKGMYTFQLVHTNNYTLAGQWDGIYKKDFASNWIKWNNGLPAKIPITELKGNAHFLVAASSGWYLGD; the protein is encoded by the coding sequence ATGAAACTCTCTATCCTAATTCTTTTGCTCAATCTGTTTATAGTTAATCACAAACAACTAACAGAATCCATTTTTTCTTTCAATAATTATAATCAGCCAGAAATTTCTAAAGGCATAATTTATCTTTCAAATAATAGTGGGATGAGTTGGCAAAATATAAGCAATGGCATTCCAGAAGATGCTATGTTATCCGACTTGTCTCTATCTGGTAATTCATTGGGAATTGCCACAAAGAAAAATGGTGTGTTTTTGTATGATGCAACTACTTCGAAATGGAACAAAACCTTAAATACTCCCTCAAATTTCGACATTAATGCTTTGCTTATTTTAGACGGACTTATTTATACTGGTACTAATGGAGCAGGAATTTTTATGTCTACAGACAATGGTGCAAATTGGCAACAATCAAACTTTGGTTTAGAAAGTCTCATTATCCGTAAAATCGCTAAGATCGAAGACAAAATATATGCTTGCACTAATGGTGGACTGTTTACATTAAATCTATTTACCAACCACTGGGAAAAAGAATTTGGCGACAAACTCTTGCAAGTAAATGGTATCACAATTTTAAATAATACAATATTTATTGCGACCAACAAGGGTGGATTTAAATCAGCTATCAATCAAAAAAACTGGCAGAGAATGTCATTAGATCATTCATTTCATAATATAAGTGCATCTGGTAAAACCCTGTTTGCCTTGGCATATAATGAGCTTTACGCCTCTACGGATAATGGCGAAACTTGGTACAACGATCAAGCTGGTATTCCGAAAGGGATGTATACTTTCCAATTAGTTCACACTAACAATTACACACTTGCAGGTCAGTGGGATGGAATTTATAAAAAAGACTTCGCGTCTAACTGGATAAAATGGAACAATGGTTTGCCAGCAAAAATCCCCATAACAGAGCTAAAAGGAAATGCACATTTTCTAGTTGCAGCGTCCTCTGGTTGGTATTTAGGGGATTGA
- a CDS encoding DUF6985 domain-containing protein — protein sequence MKITDPDFFDTLKESLPKKNQVEIDNFMCKDWNVYYELYNPENFEDPLNPPGAWYDPNSNYEYYEKPFRGTEHITIYTDEEKVSLTALQKLIKNSDSIEQEILSTLVNYTFGNGGAYAEGKHYAYAKKTIELFHNTTFTDEEFIKRNLRIDTIVIPAEKDEVHIDFRCGWDGEHGIIVKIKNNKVKEVA from the coding sequence ATGAAAATAACAGACCCTGATTTTTTTGACACACTAAAAGAATCATTACCAAAAAAGAATCAAGTAGAAATAGACAATTTTATGTGCAAAGACTGGAATGTGTATTATGAATTATACAATCCAGAAAACTTTGAAGATCCACTTAACCCTCCAGGCGCTTGGTACGATCCAAATTCTAATTATGAATATTACGAAAAGCCATTTAGAGGTACAGAACACATCACGATTTATACAGACGAAGAAAAAGTTAGTTTAACTGCGCTACAAAAGTTAATTAAGAACTCAGATAGTATAGAGCAAGAGATTTTAAGTACTCTGGTAAATTATACATTTGGTAATGGTGGTGCTTATGCAGAAGGGAAGCATTATGCTTATGCAAAAAAGACCATCGAACTGTTTCATAATACTACTTTCACAGATGAGGAATTTATCAAGCGAAACCTCCGAATTGATACCATAGTAATTCCGGCAGAAAAAGATGAGGTACATATTGATTTCCGCTGTGGATGGGATGGTGAACACGGAATTATCGTAAAAATCAAGAATAACAAAGTAAAAGAGGTAGCTTAA
- a CDS encoding class I SAM-dependent methyltransferase has product MSKEKIKKAYEELAESYNALIDTKPHNAYYDRPNTLSLVGDIHGKSVLDAACGPGKYAEELIKKGANVTGFDLSPKMILLAKKRNNTPNSFFVHDLSKPLDMFENASFDLVICALALHYLEDWDQTMQEFYRVLKPNGRLVISIEHPFFEYNYFKSTKYFDVELVKCTWSGFGKPIEMHSYRRSLNDCITPLTNNGFLIEKILEPKPVEAFKKADPRHYEELNTFPAFMCLSALKK; this is encoded by the coding sequence ATGAGCAAAGAAAAAATTAAAAAAGCTTACGAAGAGTTGGCAGAAAGTTATAATGCATTAATAGATACCAAACCTCACAATGCCTATTACGACCGCCCAAATACTTTGAGTTTAGTCGGAGATATACATGGCAAATCTGTGCTCGATGCCGCTTGTGGGCCGGGAAAATACGCAGAAGAATTGATTAAAAAAGGTGCAAATGTCACAGGTTTTGATCTCAGCCCAAAAATGATTTTACTTGCAAAAAAAAGGAATAATACGCCTAATTCTTTCTTTGTGCACGACTTGTCAAAACCACTCGATATGTTTGAAAACGCATCTTTTGATCTGGTAATTTGTGCTTTGGCTTTGCACTACCTAGAAGATTGGGACCAAACAATGCAGGAGTTTTATAGAGTTTTAAAACCAAATGGACGTTTGGTAATTTCAATCGAACATCCATTTTTTGAATACAATTACTTTAAGTCTACCAAGTATTTTGATGTAGAACTAGTAAAATGCACATGGTCGGGCTTTGGCAAACCCATCGAAATGCATAGTTACAGAAGGTCTTTAAATGATTGTATAACACCGCTTACAAATAATGGATTTTTAATCGAGAAAATTCTAGAACCTAAACCAGTAGAAGCTTTTAAAAAAGCAGACCCAAGACATTACGAAGAGTTGAATACTTTTCCAGCTTTTATGTGTTTAAGTGCATTAAAAAAGTAA
- a CDS encoding Crp/Fnr family transcriptional regulator, which translates to MEENPVIQYLKHNGRYPEKDLLMLQDELVFRKLKKDEILLEKGEVCSTFSFLEAGAIVHYDIDSDIYTHVFDVNIPKDWVINHKSFSSRKPSEYTIKAYEESTIYSLSIDSIHKLIGISQVFLQLGKLLDEATSRVEFFDKNYSPDEKYQYILDNKPALLQKFPQRLIAAYLKITPETLSRVRNRFSKS; encoded by the coding sequence ATGGAAGAAAATCCTGTTATACAATATCTAAAGCATAATGGCAGATACCCAGAGAAGGATTTATTGATGCTTCAAGATGAACTTGTATTTCGCAAATTGAAAAAAGACGAAATACTACTTGAAAAAGGAGAAGTTTGTTCCACTTTTTCATTTTTGGAAGCGGGAGCTATAGTTCATTATGATATAGATTCAGATATTTATACTCATGTTTTTGATGTGAACATCCCAAAAGATTGGGTGATCAATCACAAAAGTTTTTCTTCCCGAAAACCTTCTGAGTACACGATTAAAGCTTATGAAGAGAGCACTATTTATTCTCTTTCCATAGATTCAATTCATAAGTTAATTGGAATTTCTCAGGTATTTTTACAGCTTGGTAAGCTCCTAGACGAAGCCACTTCTAGGGTTGAATTTTTTGATAAAAACTACTCTCCTGATGAAAAATACCAATACATACTCGATAATAAACCTGCACTACTTCAAAAATTCCCACAAAGGTTAATCGCAGCTTATTTAAAAATTACACCCGAAACTTTGAGCCGCGTAAGAAATAGGTTTTCAAAATCCTAA